From Paraglaciecola sp. L1A13:
ATGAGCAAGGCAAAAACGCTGAAACGTTGGTATTTTATATGGGACTAAGACGTATTAAATCGATTATGCAACAGTTACAACAACACGGTTTACCTACAGATATGCCAGTAGCGATTATTGATAAAGCGACCAGTACTGAACAGCAAGTGTGTATTGGCCAAGTGAAAAATATTGCTCAGCGATTAGAAAATCGTCAATTTACCGGTCCTGCGCTCATTATTGTGGGAGAAGTAGTAAGTAAGCGCCAGCGAGTGGTTTCGTATCACCAGCAAGACAGTTTACAATGCTCAGCAAATTATTTAGCGACGCGCTCTGCTTAGGGACACTTTTTACTCAGGTCAGCCTATTGTGTTTTGCGCCGTATTATTGATGGCCAATGTAGCCTGTAGGCAATGTAATATATATGACAGAAAATCGTGGCAATACATCAGTTAGCCAAGCTGAATTTAAAGAGTTTATTCGTATTATCGGACGCGGACAACGAGCGGGAGGCACATTAACCCAAGTTCAGGCATATAAAGCAATGGGCATGTTAATTAACGATGAAATTACGCCTGAGCAAAAGGGCGCCTTTTTAATGTTGCTTCGGGTTCGTGAAGAAACAGCCGAAGAACTTGCCGGTTTTATTCAGGCATTTCGTGAGGTAAATCATCCCCAATTAGCGGCGTTACCTATTGATATTGATTTAGGATGCTATGCGGGTAAACGGCGGCATTTACCGTGGTTTCTGCTGGCGGTGGTTGCTATCGCACAAGCGGGTAAAAAAGTTTTTTTACACGGTACCCATGAGCCCGATTCAAACCGCTTATACTTAAAAGACGTATTACCGCAATTAGGTATTAATGTGGCTAAAAATGCGCTTGAGGCCACAAAACAGCTAGATTTGGTCGGATTTAGCTATATGGACTTGGCAGATATTAATCCAAAGCTTGATGCCATGATCCAGCTGCGTAGCCAATTTGGTTTGCGCTCATGCGCGAATACCTTGGCGCGCATGTTAAATGCTAGCCATGCGCCCTGCAGTTTACAAGGTGTATTTCATCGTGATGTAGACCGTAAACATAGCCATTGTGCGGTCTTAGTCAATCAGCAAACACCCAACAAAAATAACAC
This genomic window contains:
- a CDS encoding glycosyl transferase family protein, yielding MTENRGNTSVSQAEFKEFIRIIGRGQRAGGTLTQVQAYKAMGMLINDEITPEQKGAFLMLLRVREETAEELAGFIQAFREVNHPQLAALPIDIDLGCYAGKRRHLPWFLLAVVAIAQAGKKVFLHGTHEPDSNRLYLKDVLPQLGINVAKNALEATKQLDLVGFSYMDLADINPKLDAMIQLRSQFGLRSCANTLARMLNASHAPCSLQGVFHRDVDRKHSHCAVLVNQQTPNKNNTILCFRGEGGEVEYNPERDVTLHLAHGDIESTVDVPASLSHWVTKPRTLEVSQLVTVWQGGETNEYATHTIIGSLSLMYLLIDNISLAEAQVKAQQCWQARNKNWPFIISTQDDASTFDTSGSHQAH